Part of the Micromonospora inyonensis genome, GAGGGCATCGCCGAGAGCGCCCTGACCGCCGTGGTGCCCAGTCTCGTACCCACTGACCAGTTGCCGGCGACGGGCGCACTGGTCACCGTCACGACCACCGTCGGTGCCATCGCCGGTCCACTGCTGGGTGGTCTGCTCCTCGCCGGCCCGGGTCTGGCCACCACGTACGCGCTGGCGGCGCTCGGCGCGGCCGGCGCGGTCCCACTGCTCGCCCGGCTCGGCGCGCTGCCACCGGAAGCGCCCGGCGAGGCGGGGGCGCCGCCGGAGAAGGCCGGTGCCGCCACCTGGTGGCCCGCGCTGCGGGAGGGGCTCGCGTTCGTCCGGCGCAGCCGCATCGTCGCCGCGGTCCTCGTGGTCGATCTCTGCGGTGCGCTGTTCGCCACCCCGACCGCGCTGTTTCCCCAGTTCGCGGAACGTGTCTTCGCGGCGGGGCCAGGTGTGGTGGGCGTGCTCAGCGCCGCACCGGCAGCCGGGGCGGCGCTGGCCTCGGTGCTGTCCGGCTGGACGGCCCGGCTGCGCCGGCCCGGCCGCGTGCTGCTCGGGGTGGTCGGTGTCTACGGGCTGGTGACGATCGGGTTCGGGGCCAGTCCGGTGCTCGGTCTGGCCCTCGTCTTCCTGGCGGTGGGCGGTGCCGTGGACACCGTCTCGGAGATCCTGCGCCGCACGTTGCTCATGCAGCACACCGCCGCGCACCTGCAGGGCCGGGTCGGCAGTCTATGGTTGGCGCAGGCGATGACCGCTCCCGCGCTCGGCGGCGTGCTCCTCGGGTTGGGAGCGGGGCTGCTGGGTCCCTCCGTGGCCGTCGCGGCGGGCGGGACGCTCTGCGTCATCGCCACCATCCTGGTCGGATGGCGCTTTCCGCAGTTGTGGCACCAGCGGCTCGACGGCACGGAAGAGGCCGATCGGGACACCGCAGCACCGCCATCCGAGGAAGTGGTGACCTCGACTGTCCAATCTAGTTAGGCGAGGCTATCCTATCTCGGTGACATCCGAGGTGACGAGCGTGGCGCCGTATCGACCGGCGCCTGCCGGCCGTTCGCACGCGTGGGCGACGCTGGCCTGTCTCGGCCTCCTGCTGCTGCTCTGCCTGCTGTCCGTGACGCTCGGCACCCGGTGGATCCCACCGGATCAGGTCTTCACGTTCCTGCTGCACCCGGACGGGTCCGAAGTGGCCGGCATCGTGCGCCAGATGCGGGTGCCACGAACGTTGTTCGGATTGCTGGCCGGAGCCGCGCTGGCGGTCGCCGGTGCCCTCATGCAGGGGCTCACCCGGAACCCGCTCGCCGATCCGGGAATTCTCGGTGTCACCGCCGGGGCGTCCGTCGGCATCGTCGTCATGACCACTGCGTTCAACGTCGTGTCGGTCTACAGCTACGTCTGGTTCGGCTTCGCCGGTGCGCTCGCCGCGACCGCGCTCGTGTACGGAATCGGCTCGGCCGGTCGCGGCGGCACCACACCCGCCAAGCTGGCCCTCGCCGGTGCCGCCGTCTCCGCGTTGCTGCAGTCGCTCGTCAACGCGGCGCTGCTCGTCGATGCCGCAGCTCTCGGTGACTTCCGGTTCTGGGCGGTGGGGGCGCTCACCGGCCAGCCCGCCGCGACGCTCGGACCCGTCCTGCCCTTCCTCGCGGCCGGCGCCGTGCTCGCCGCCACCACCGCGCCCGCGCTGAACACCCTGACGCTCGGCGAGGACATCGCCCGTGGCCTCGGGCAGCGCGTGGGGCTCGCCCGGCTGCGCGGTGCCGTCGCGGTGACCGTGCTCGCCGGTGCCGCCGTGGCGCTGTGCGGGCCCATCGCCTTCGTCGGCCTGCTCGTACCCCATGTCGTGCGCGCCTTCACCGGCCCGGACCACCGGTGGATCCTGTGGTACTCGGCGCTGCTCGGCCCGTGCCTGTTGCTCGCCGCCGACATCGGCGGCCGCCTGGTCGCCCGGCCCGACGAGCTACCCGTGGGGATCGTCGTCACGGCGCTGGGCGCGCCGTTCTTCGTCGCGTTGGTCCGCCGCAGCGGACTCCGGGAGTTGTGACCGTGTCCGTCGACGGAAAGGCGACGGCGCTCGTTCCGGGCGCCGTGATCCGGGTCCCCGGCACCCGGGCGTCCTGGTTCGTCCGGCCCCGCGCGGTGCTGGTGTGCCTGCTGCTCTCGGTGGCGGTCGCCGCGGCCTTCCTGCTCGACATCGCCGTCGGCGAGCTGGACCTTCCACTGTCCGACGTCGCGGCCGCCCTGCTGGCCGGCGGGGACGACGTGACCGCCCTGGTGGTGCACGACCTGCGGTTGCCCCGCGCACTGGTCGGCCTGCTCGTCGGCGCCGCGTTCGGCGTCTCCGGGGCCGTCTTCCAGTCACTCACGCGCAACCCGCTCGCCAGCCCCGACGTCATCGGCGTGACCGCCGGCGCCGGCACCGCCGCCACGGCCGGACTGCTGGTCGGCGCCGGCTCCGGGCTCGGCCTGCAGACGGTGGCGTTGCTCGGCGGGCTGGGGTCCGCCCTGCTGATCTACCTGCTCGCCTGGAACGGCGGCACCACCGGCTTCCGGATCGTGCTGGTCGGTGTCGGCGTCGCCGCCCTGTGCGGCAGCGTCACCACCTACCTGCTTCTGAAGGCCGGGGTCTACCAGGCGCAGCAGGCACTGATGTGGCTGACCGGCAGCCTGAACGCCCGGGGCTGGGAACATGTCGGCCCGCTCGTCGTCGGCCTGGCCGTCCTCGCGCCGGCCGTCGCGGTGCTCGCGCCGTGGCTGACCGGCCTGCAACTCGGCGACGCCCCCGCCCGGGCCCTCGGCCATCCCGTTCACCTGGCCCGGGCGGCCCTGCTGGCGGTGGCCGCCGCGCTCGTCTCCGTCGGCACCGCCGCCGCCGGGCCGGTGGCCTTCGTCGCCCTGATCAGTCCGCAGATCGCCGTACGGCTCGTCGGAGGACCCGGCCCCGCGCTGGTCTCGTCCGGCCTGGTGGGTTCCGTGGCGGTGCTCCTCGGCGACGTGATCGCCCGGGAGGCGCTGCCCGGCACCGAACTGCCGGTCGGCGTCGTGACGGGCGTGCTCGGCGCACCCGTGCTGCTGTGGCTGCTGGGCCGCGCGAACCGTTCCGGTGTAGGAGGCTGACGTGAACCGACCGACCCACGGACTCGCCGCAGAGGGACTCACGCTGGGATATCCCGGCCGCTGTGTGGTGGACGGGCTGGACGTCACCATCCCACCCGGCCGGGTGACCGCCATCGTCGGTGCCAACGCCTGCGGCAAGTCCACCCTGTTGCGGGGCCTGGCCAGGCTGCTGCGTCCGACCGCGGGCACCGTGCACCTCGACGGACGGTCGATCAACACGTTGCGGGGCAAGGAGTTGGCCCGGCTGCTCGGTGTGCTGCCGCAGAACCCGGCCGCACCGGACGGCATCACCGTGCTGGACCTGGTCCGCCGCGGTCGCAGCCCGCACCAGTCGTGGTGGCGGCAGTGGTCCGCCGAGGACGAGCGGGCCGTGGAGGACGCGCTGACCGCGACCGGCCTGCTCGCGGAGGCCCGGCGCAGCGTCGACGAGCTGTCCGGGGGCCAGCGCCAGCGGGCCTGGATCGCGATGGCGCTCGCCCAGGACACCGGCGTGCTGCTGCTGGACGAGCCCACCAACCACCTCGACCTCGCCCACCAGATCGAGATCCTCGACCTCATCGCCGACCTCAACCGGACGCAGGGCCGCACCGTCGTGCTCGTCCTGCACGACCTGAACCATGCCGCGCGCTACGCCGACCACGTCATCGCCATGGTCGGTGGCGGAGTCGTCGCGGCCGGGTCGCCCGGTGAGGTGATCACGCGGCACCTCGTCGAGACCGTCTTCGGTCTCGCGTGCGTCGTCGTCGACGACCCGGTGAGCGGCGGGCCGCACGTCGTCCCCTACGGCCGCCACCACCGCGTCCCCGTGGCCCACTGACCCTGACGACCTGACGACGCCGCCGGGCAGGGTGCTCGGCGGCGCCTGCTGAAAGGAAACATCCACCATGTCATTGATCGGCTCCCCCGTCCGGGGCGTGGGGCGGTTGCTCGCCGTGGGCGCCGCCGTCGCCATGACGGTTCTGCTGGGCGCCTGCGGCGCCGACACCCCGGCCCCGGGCGACGCGTCGTCCGCGGGTGCCGAGGGGCCGTGGAGCTTCACCGACGACCGGGGTACGAAGATCGACCTGCCGAAGCGTCCGACGCGGATCGTGGCGCAGTCCCACCCGGCCGCCGCCCTGTACGACTTCGGCATCAAGCCGGTCGGCGTGTTCGGACCGCAGAAGACCGCCGACGGGAAGCCCAGCCCTCAGATCGGCAATCTGGACCTCACCGGCGTCGAGTCGGTCGGCACCGCCTTCGGCG contains:
- a CDS encoding MFS transporter; the protein is MRVREFGLDLSPLWGGSRLVWVLAARLLALLGIGLTSVAVVVQVYALTGSSFQVAAVSLALGAGLLVGLLAGGVLADGRERRSLILLGSGWAVVTFGALAVNAAADRPRVWLIYLLGALFGVTEGIAESALTAVVPSLVPTDQLPATGALVTVTTTVGAIAGPLLGGLLLAGPGLATTYALAALGAAGAVPLLARLGALPPEAPGEAGAPPEKAGAATWWPALREGLAFVRRSRIVAAVLVVDLCGALFATPTALFPQFAERVFAAGPGVVGVLSAAPAAGAALASVLSGWTARLRRPGRVLLGVVGVYGLVTIGFGASPVLGLALVFLAVGGAVDTVSEILRRTLLMQHTAAHLQGRVGSLWLAQAMTAPALGGVLLGLGAGLLGPSVAVAAGGTLCVIATILVGWRFPQLWHQRLDGTEEADRDTAAPPSEEVVTSTVQSS
- a CDS encoding FecCD family ABC transporter permease, with translation MAPYRPAPAGRSHAWATLACLGLLLLLCLLSVTLGTRWIPPDQVFTFLLHPDGSEVAGIVRQMRVPRTLFGLLAGAALAVAGALMQGLTRNPLADPGILGVTAGASVGIVVMTTAFNVVSVYSYVWFGFAGALAATALVYGIGSAGRGGTTPAKLALAGAAVSALLQSLVNAALLVDAAALGDFRFWAVGALTGQPAATLGPVLPFLAAGAVLAATTAPALNTLTLGEDIARGLGQRVGLARLRGAVAVTVLAGAAVALCGPIAFVGLLVPHVVRAFTGPDHRWILWYSALLGPCLLLAADIGGRLVARPDELPVGIVVTALGAPFFVALVRRSGLREL
- a CDS encoding FecCD family ABC transporter permease; translation: MSVDGKATALVPGAVIRVPGTRASWFVRPRAVLVCLLLSVAVAAAFLLDIAVGELDLPLSDVAAALLAGGDDVTALVVHDLRLPRALVGLLVGAAFGVSGAVFQSLTRNPLASPDVIGVTAGAGTAATAGLLVGAGSGLGLQTVALLGGLGSALLIYLLAWNGGTTGFRIVLVGVGVAALCGSVTTYLLLKAGVYQAQQALMWLTGSLNARGWEHVGPLVVGLAVLAPAVAVLAPWLTGLQLGDAPARALGHPVHLARAALLAVAAALVSVGTAAAGPVAFVALISPQIAVRLVGGPGPALVSSGLVGSVAVLLGDVIAREALPGTELPVGVVTGVLGAPVLLWLLGRANRSGVGG
- a CDS encoding ABC transporter ATP-binding protein, translating into MNRPTHGLAAEGLTLGYPGRCVVDGLDVTIPPGRVTAIVGANACGKSTLLRGLARLLRPTAGTVHLDGRSINTLRGKELARLLGVLPQNPAAPDGITVLDLVRRGRSPHQSWWRQWSAEDERAVEDALTATGLLAEARRSVDELSGGQRQRAWIAMALAQDTGVLLLDEPTNHLDLAHQIEILDLIADLNRTQGRTVVLVLHDLNHAARYADHVIAMVGGGVVAAGSPGEVITRHLVETVFGLACVVVDDPVSGGPHVVPYGRHHRVPVAH